TTCTCATACTGGAGGAGTTTACTTAGCTAGCGGTCAAATCTATCCAATGGCGCTGCGGGCGGAAAATAATTTTTTACCTGTATTTAGCGATATTCCTGCGCCTGTCTTGGCGCAGTCGCGGATGATGGTCTTAAGTTACCCTCATAACCCGACAGCAGCGATCGCGCCTTTAGCTTTCTTTCAAGAAGCTGTAGCCTTCTGTCAGCAACATAATATCGTTCTAGTTCACGATTTCCCCTATGTAGATTTGGTATTTGCTGAGAGTCGGGGCGATCGCCAATCCCTAGTTCCTTCAATTTTGCAAGCTGACCCCGATAAAAGTATCTCTATAGAATTTTTCACCCTTTCCAAGTCCTACAATATGGGTGGCTTCCGCATTGGTTATGCCATTGGTAATGCTGAATTAATTCGAGCGCTACGTCAGGTAAAAGCGGCTGTGGATTTTAATCAGTATCGGGGAATTTTAAATGGGGCGATCGCGGCCTTGAGCGGCCCCCAAACAGGCGTGGAAAAAGCTGTTGCTACCTTCCGCCAACGTCGCGATACATTTATTACTGCTTTACACCGCATTGGTTGGCACGTTCCCACTCCCAAAGCCACAATGTATATCTGGGCGCAGTTACCCCCTGCTTGGAGCCAGAATTCTAGAGAATTTTGTACTCAGCTAGTAGAAAAGACCGGAGTAGCGGCTTCCCCTGGTGCTGGTTTTGGCAAATCTGGTGAAGGATATGTTCGCTTTGCCTTAGTACACGAACCACCTATTTTAGAAACTGCTGTTGAGAGAATTGCTGAATTTCTTTAGGAGCATATTTCCTAAACTAATGCATTTGAACTATGCGAACACCAGCTGCGAACATCGGTAAACCCACGAGATAGCGTTGGTGTACGCAGTTCATGATGGCTATTTCAGATGAATGGGGATAATTAAAAAATACGACAGATATATTTACAAAATCCCAGCATACAAGCAATGCTTCATCTAAAATAGTATGGGGACAAGGCAAGAATATTGGAAAATTAGCCAATTATTTAATACCACAAACTCATAAAAAATTAGCTAAAGAAAATATTAACTTTTTCGTTAAGCCCGATTTTAGGGATAATATTATGAAGCATCAGTAAACAGCAGCTACACTTTATTTATTAAAGTTTAACCTGCGTTGCATTTAGCAAATTTGCTATTTTTCTAAGTTCGGCTAGGGAGTTTTGGTTGAGTTTTGGACAATAATTTTTGAATTTTATATCAGATTATAGCTAACAATGACAGCACAATTACTCTCTATAAATCAGCGATTAAAGTCGCAACAAAATAGACGAATTTTGCTAATTGAGGATAATGATGTTAATCGAATGTTGCTGAGTGACTATCTCAGTTACTGTGGATTCAACGTTCAAAGTCTATCGGTAGGCTCTGCTTTATTCTCAATAGTGGAGAAATTCCAACCAGAGCTAATATTACTAGACTTAAAATTACCGGACATTGATGGTTATTCATTGCTAGAAAAAATCAAGCATCACCAAGTATTATCAAAAATACCAATTATCGTAGTTTCAGCATTTGCTTTCAGAGACGATCAAGAGCGAGCGATGAGTTTAGGGGCTTGTCGCTACTTTGTAAAACCTGTGAATCTCAAAGAGCTGATCTTAACAATTGAAGAAAAACTTGCTTCTTGATAAAGAATATTTGCAAGCTGAGTATAAAACATAAAGATATCGAGATTCACTAATATGCAATAACTGATGTTAGTTAGAATTTCAGTTATATCCCTGATGAGAAATCTCATAACTTTGACTGTTGGCTATGGCCTATTCCCTAAAGTTTAGGCAGTCAGTCGGTCAAAGTTAAAATTTTTACGATTAAAAGACGATACCAGATAGTAGATAAGTAAATTTACTATCTGTTAAATTCTGTCGTGATTTTGCGACAGACTAAACAAGCAATTTCAGGAATCAACTCGGATTACCATATATTTTCTTTAAAATAGAAATTAGGTGGATTTGTAAATTTACCTAACTTGAGTCGTGACAAAATCTGTTCAAACACTGGTTAAAGATACCGAACGCTTGGAAAGCCGTCTAGCTGAAATTCCGCCGGAACCAGGTGTTTATTTTATGCGGGATGTGAGCGATCGCATTATCTATATAGGTAAATCGCGGAAGTTGCGATCGCGGGTGCGTTCCTATTTCCGCGACGGGTACAACAAAAGCGAACGTATTGCCACAATGGTAAAGCAGGTGGCAGAAATTGAATTTATTGTCACCGATACTGAAGCAGAAGCCTTGGCGCTGGAAGCTAATTTGATCAAGCAGCACCAGCCATATTTTAATGTGCTGCTGAAGGATGACAAGAAATATCCCTATGTTTGCATCACTTGGTCAGAAGACTATCCCCGGATTTTTATCACCCGCAAACGCCAACTAGGGAAGGAAAAGGATAAGTTTTACGGGCCATATACAGATGCAGGTCTATTGCGCGAGATATTACGCATATCGAAGCGGATTTTTGCGCTGCGTCAACGACCGCAACCACTGTTTAAAGACCGTCCTTGTTTAAATTATGATTTGGGGCGCTGTCCGGGCGTGTGTCAACAGCTAATTACACCGGAAGAATACCGTAAAACCGTGCAAAAGGTGGCGATGGTATTTCAAGGTCGCACTCAAGAACTGATTGATATTTTGACGCAGCAGATGGAGAAATCTGCCGAAGCGTTGAATTTTGAGTCAGCCGCACGGATTCGCGACCAAATAGCTGGGTTAAAATCGCTCACAGCACAGCAAAAAGTATCCTTACCAGATGATACAGTGTCGCGGGATGCGATCGCCTTAGCCGCAGACGAACAACTTGCTTACATTCAATTATTTCAAATTCGTGCTGGGCAATTGGTCGGACGCTTGGCATTTGTAGCGGATGCGCACGCTGAACCAGGAGCTATTTTACAACGAGTTTTAGAAGAACACTACCAAACTGCTGACTCAGTGGAAATTCCCATCGAAATTTTGGTACAGCATGAGTTACCAGAAGCGGAAATATTGGCAGATGTTTTAACTCAGCGTAAAGGTAGAAAAGTGACGATTCTAGCTCCGCAACGCCAAACTAAGGCAGAATTAATTGAGATGGTAGAGCGCAATGCCCAGTATGAATTGCAAAGAATGCAAAAATTGGGCGATCGCAACCAACAAGCAATGCAAGATTTAGCTGCAATTGTTGATTTACCAGACTTACCCCACCGCATCGAAGGTTACGATATTTCCCACATTCAGGGGTCGAATGCAGTTGCTTCTCAAGTAGTATTTATCGATGGCTTACCCGCCAAACAGTACTATCGCCACTACAAAATTAAAAATCCTACGGTTACAGCCGGACATTCAGATGATTTCGCCAGTCTTGCGGAAGTGATTCAGCGTCGGTTTCGCAAGTATATCGAAGATCCGCAATTGCAGCGATCGGGTAATCCCGACTGGCCGGATTTAGTGATGATTGATGGTGGTAAAGGACAGTTATCATCGGTTGTCGCCATTTTACAAGAAATGAACTTATTAGAAGACTTGCGAGTAGTCAGTTTGGCGAAGCGACGAGAAGAGATTTTTTTACCGGGAGAATCTCTACCTTTAGAAACCGATGCAGAACAACCAGGAGTGCAGTTATTGCGAAGATTGCGCGATGAAGCCCATCGCTTTGCTGTAAGTTTCCATCGCCAACAACGCAGCGATAAATTAAAGCGATCGCGTTTAGATGAAATTCCTGGCTTAGGACACCATCGCCAAAAGCTGCTTTTAGGACATTTTCGCTCTGTTGATTATATTCGCCAAGCTACACCCGCACAACTAGCTGAAGTTCCCAGCATTGGGCCGCGTTTGGCTCAAGAAATCTACAATTATTTTCATCCTTAAAAAGGATACTAAGTTGATACTAAGTTGGAATTCGGGATAATCGTTAGTTAGCAAAAACTACTTCAAAAAACTCAAAAAATATTATCGATCCAATTTGGTATCATACTAATTTTCTAGACAACTCGATTTAATATTTATTAATACTTGATGCCAAAAAACTTGTAAAAGAATACACTCTAATTCATAATTCAGTCTAACTAGCTTTACCTTTTTAATTACATCCACAGGTTTTTAACAGCAAAGTTCTAAAAACCTGTTTTAGTTTGGGATTTATACAAGTTAAATAACTACTGTAACAATTTATAAACACAAACTAGTCACTCGCTCCTATGTCAAGATTGACATGAACCAACAAGATGAACTGCAAAAATTGCTCGATTTGATAGATGAAAAAATATTGTTCTTACGCCAGAAAAAAATAACAGAGGCTAGCCCTTTAATACTTTTTCAGCTAGATAAAGAGATTCAAGAAGCCGAAGCCGAAAGAGAAAATTTAGCCAGAACAAATAATAGTCATGAATTATATAATGTATTGTTGAGATTGAATTACCAAGATCAACTATTCTCCTTTGCACAATTTCTCAAAACAGAGTCCATAGGAGCTTTCCTGATACAAGGTTTGCCAGATTATGGACAACGTTGGTTATTGAATCGATTAGTCAAGCAGTATCTCAGCTACGGTGGTAAAAAACCCAAAGAAATACCAATTGAACTTCGGCGCATAAGCCGTAAAAATGATATTAATACTCTCTGGCGGGAATTAGGTGGTTGGTTGGGTCTGCCATTGCCACAAAAATCCCTGCCAAACATACTGGAAAAAGCATATCAGTTTTGGAAAACTCAGCATCTAATCATCGTTTTCCATGATATAGACTTTATGCCAGAATCTTATTTACCTGAATTACTCAATAATTTTTGGTTGCCATTGGCAAACAGAGCATTAGAAAATTTATCGCCAGTAAATAATTTCAAGTTACTAATGTTTTTGGTAGATTATCAAGGCGATGTGGGCACTGAAGATACCATTTTTGTAGAAAAAATCGAGCCGACATGGCAACCCAAAAAACCTATCAAACTGCCGCAGATAAATCCATTTTGCGATCGCATTTTGACTGATTGGATTCGGACGCTTGAAACCGATTTTGAGCTATGTAACCTTGAAGTCACTAATAAAATTACTAATATGCAAGATCCTGTTAAGGAAATTCTGGAGGAAAGCGAGAATGGCATTCCTGAAGAAGCACTAGAAGCAATTTGTGGAATCTGCGGTTGTGAGTGGTATACAGAAAAAGATAAATGGTTAACACTATGAATAATCGCCAATTTGAATATACAGGCAAGGCGCAGCCCCAGCCAGGAGAACGAGATTGGAAGGGACAAATTTTGTATCCCTATTTACCAAATGAAGAATTGGTAGAGGCTGTTAACCTAGCTATTTACTTGGAACGACCTCTGCTGCTTAAGGGAGAACCGGGATGTGGTAAGACAAGATTAGCTCGTGCGGTAGCTTACGAACTCGGTCTACCCTTTGAAGCCTGGTACATCAAGTCTACTAGTAAAGCCAAGGATGGTCTTTACATATATGATGCTGTCAGCCGCTTACGGGATGCACAACTCGTTGCCGCAGGCCGCACAATTAAAGATGAAGAGATTCCACGCATTAGTAATCCCGCTAATTATGTGCAATGGGGCCCCGTAGGACGGGCTTTCCTCAACAACCAGCGGACAGTAGTGTTGATTGACGAAATTGATAAAGCAGACATTGACTTTCCCAATGATTTGCTATTGGAACTAGATGAGCAACGGTTTATTGTTGAGGAAACGGGACAAGAAATTCAAGCAAAAACACCGCCAATAGTATTTATTACTAGCAATGATGAGAAAGACTTACCGGATGCGTTCTTACGGCGATGTTTGTTTTACTACATTGAGTTTCCCAATAGCCACCAGTTAGTAGACATTCTCAAAGCTCATTTTTCGGAAGCACCAGCGGCTTTAGTAAATAAGTCTATCAACCGCTTTCAGGAATTGCGCGAGCAAATGAAAGGAGAAGCTGGCAAACAAGTGAGCACCAGTGAATTAATTGACTGGTTTCGGGTTCTGCAACGCTATCCCCAGGATGAGGTTTTGCAAAAACTGGATGGTAAGCTGCCATATATGAGCGTCTTGCTGAAAAGTTGGGACGATCATATGCGTTATCTGAGACAAATCCGTGGAAGCGAATGAATTACCTCTGCTCGATCTGTTCAACCAATTGCGCGAAGCAGGCTTACCACTTGGCATTAATGAATATCAGTTATTGCTGAAAGCTTTACAGGCTGGCTTTGGTATTACTGACCAGAATGCCTTAAAACGCTTGTGTCAGACTTTGTGGATCAAATCACCTGAGGAAATGCATTTGTTTAACTATCACTTTCAAAAAGTGATGGCCAATGCAAATATTCCCATACCTTCGCAAACACCAACTATTCCTAGCTCAGAAGATAGCCAGCAAGTTACAGGCGATCGCAAGCAGCGCCAAATTGCTCAAATGTCTCGCTACGCAGTACTAGGGATTTTAGAGGTGGGAATCATTCTCGGAATCACATCCACTGTCAAAGAGGAGAAAGATGCTTCAGATGGAACAATTAACCCGACTCCAACACCAACAGTCAATGTAGGCGGAAACCCAATAGATCCGATTGTTTCGAGCTTACTATTCATCGTCGTAGTTCTGAGTGCTGGATATGGATTTTTGAGATGGTTAACGAAACTGAATCCCCAAAATCGGTCTAGTAGCGCTGCAACATCATTGCCAAAATCCATTAAAGACAAGAATCCTTCCACGACATCTCCATCATTGACACAACAGATGAAAGATGAATTGCTAGTAGCCACTCGTCCTGATTCCGTACCAGAACAAATTCCCAGCCAAACTACTCCAGCTGAACTTTTACCATTGACACAAAATTTGCCAGATGAAGTGCATATAGCGCAACTAGTGCAACAAGCTACAAGCATTGATAACGAGATGCGTAGCGATCGCTTTATGCTAGCCACTGACTACTTACCAGTGACACATCGGCAAATGAAACAAAGCTGGCGCTACTTGCGGCGTCGAGTTCGTGAAGGATCTCCTACAGAGTTAGATATAGAAGCTACAATCAACCAGATTGGACGCCAAAGATTTTTTCTAGAGCTTGTGTTCCAGCCGCGCTATGTTAACAAAAGCGAAG
The genomic region above belongs to Calothrix sp. NIES-2098 and contains:
- a CDS encoding aminotransferase class I and II, which codes for MIMEFAKRLQPLQSNVFADMDRAKAAALAAGKQIIDLSLGSSDLPAEAHVIEAIAQSLYDPSTHGYLLFHGTLGFRQAAANWYEKKFGIKVDPETEVLPLIGSQEGTAHLPLAIINPGDFALLLDPGYPSHTGGVYLASGQIYPMALRAENNFLPVFSDIPAPVLAQSRMMVLSYPHNPTAAIAPLAFFQEAVAFCQQHNIVLVHDFPYVDLVFAESRGDRQSLVPSILQADPDKSISIEFFTLSKSYNMGGFRIGYAIGNAELIRALRQVKAAVDFNQYRGILNGAIAALSGPQTGVEKAVATFRQRRDTFITALHRIGWHVPTPKATMYIWAQLPPAWSQNSREFCTQLVEKTGVAASPGAGFGKSGEGYVRFALVHEPPILETAVERIAEFL
- the uvrC gene encoding excinuclease ABC subunit C: MTKSVQTLVKDTERLESRLAEIPPEPGVYFMRDVSDRIIYIGKSRKLRSRVRSYFRDGYNKSERIATMVKQVAEIEFIVTDTEAEALALEANLIKQHQPYFNVLLKDDKKYPYVCITWSEDYPRIFITRKRQLGKEKDKFYGPYTDAGLLREILRISKRIFALRQRPQPLFKDRPCLNYDLGRCPGVCQQLITPEEYRKTVQKVAMVFQGRTQELIDILTQQMEKSAEALNFESAARIRDQIAGLKSLTAQQKVSLPDDTVSRDAIALAADEQLAYIQLFQIRAGQLVGRLAFVADAHAEPGAILQRVLEEHYQTADSVEIPIEILVQHELPEAEILADVLTQRKGRKVTILAPQRQTKAELIEMVERNAQYELQRMQKLGDRNQQAMQDLAAIVDLPDLPHRIEGYDISHIQGSNAVASQVVFIDGLPAKQYYRHYKIKNPTVTAGHSDDFASLAEVIQRRFRKYIEDPQLQRSGNPDWPDLVMIDGGKGQLSSVVAILQEMNLLEDLRVVSLAKRREEIFLPGESLPLETDAEQPGVQLLRRLRDEAHRFAVSFHRQQRSDKLKRSRLDEIPGLGHHRQKLLLGHFRSVDYIRQATPAQLAEVPSIGPRLAQEIYNYFHP
- a CDS encoding response regulator receiver protein — encoded protein: MTAQLLSINQRLKSQQNRRILLIEDNDVNRMLLSDYLSYCGFNVQSLSVGSALFSIVEKFQPELILLDLKLPDIDGYSLLEKIKHHQVLSKIPIIVVSAFAFRDDQERAMSLGACRYFVKPVNLKELILTIEEKLAS
- a CDS encoding VWA containing CoxE family protein; the protein is MEANELPLLDLFNQLREAGLPLGINEYQLLLKALQAGFGITDQNALKRLCQTLWIKSPEEMHLFNYHFQKVMANANIPIPSQTPTIPSSEDSQQVTGDRKQRQIAQMSRYAVLGILEVGIILGITSTVKEEKDASDGTINPTPTPTVNVGGNPIDPIVSSLLFIVVVLSAGYGFLRWLTKLNPQNRSSSAATSLPKSIKDKNPSTTSPSLTQQMKDELLVATRPDSVPEQIPSQTTPAELLPLTQNLPDEVHIAQLVQQATSIDNEMRSDRFMLATDYLPVTHRQMKQSWRYLRRRVREGSPTELDIEATINQIGRQRFFLELVFQPRYVNKSEVLLLIDRDGSMVPFHMLSQRLKETALQGGRLGSAEIYYFHNCPVEYLYHDPSHLEAKLINEIIGNLPSAQTGVLIFSDAGSARGGFNPERIELTIQFLNQLKRKVRYIAWLNPVPKARWSGTTAGKIADYVPMFEISRRGLQNTIDVLRGRFKYSKG